In Strigops habroptila isolate Jane chromosome 6, bStrHab1.2.pri, whole genome shotgun sequence, a single genomic region encodes these proteins:
- the LOC115609605 gene encoding small basic protein 1-like, translating to MKVLCVVFAVLLLFSLATPGYGQSKGSCGGYCSHMCAKRDEWTFSQSCGKMYCCIPPPKKGK from the exons ATGAAGGTGCTCTGTGTGGTTTTTGCTGtgctcctgcttttctccttggCCACCCCAG GGTATGGGCAGTCCAAGGGCAGTTGTGGTGGGTACTGTTCCCACATGTGTGCCAAGAGGGATGAGTGGACTTTCAGCCAATCCTGCGGGAAGATGTACTGCTGCATCCCACCacccaaaaaaggaaaatga
- the LOC115609603 gene encoding cygnin-like, with protein MKFLYLVFAVFLLVSLATPGYGQIRKHCPKVGYCSSKCSKADVWSFSSDCKYYCCLPPGWKGK; from the exons ATGAAGTTCCTTTACCTTGTCTTCGCTGTCTTCCTGCTGGTCTCCCTGGCCACTCCAG GCTATGGGCAGATCAGGAAGCACTGCCCCAAGGTGGGCTACTGCTCCAGCAAGTGCTCTAAGGCGGACGTGTGGTCCTTCTCCTCCGACTGCAAGTACTACTGCTGCCTCCCGCCCGGCTGGAAGGGGAAATAG